A stretch of the Notamacropus eugenii isolate mMacEug1 chromosome 2, mMacEug1.pri_v2, whole genome shotgun sequence genome encodes the following:
- the ASCL2 gene encoding achaete-scute homolog 2, with the protein MDMDSCGRARSPPVPPARPLDSGGVVAGAYSPPAPAPPHASLRAARRRRPASPELLRWKRRAAPAPGAPGPVSLQLPPPQPPQPSPDSSPGGGAAAVARRNERERNRVKLVNLGFQTLRQHVPNGAASRKMSKVETLRSAVQYIRALQQLLAQQDAGAAPFPEGLLGAGAAASTGSPQPPGAGGTGGPCPYSGSYASGSPSFDSSSPVREGSSVPGSPRSPYSSDESGYEGALSPEEQELLDFTSWFGGY; encoded by the coding sequence ATGGACATGGACAGCTGCGGAAGAGCGCGGAGCCCGCCGGTGCCCCCCGCACGTCCCCTGGACTCTGGCGGTGTGGTCGCCGGTGCCTACTCTCCGCCCGCCCCCGCGCCTCCCCACGCGTCCCTGAGGGCTGCCCGGCGGCGGCGACCTGCGTCCCCCGAGCTGCTGCGCTGGAAGCGTCGGGCCGCTCCCGCGCCAGGGGCCCCGGGCCCCGTGAGCCTGCAGCTGCCCCCGCCGCAGCCCCCGCAGCCCAGCCCCGACTCGAGCCCCGGGGGAGGAGCGGCCGCCGTGGCCCGGCGCAACGAGCGCGAGCGCAACCGCGTCAAGCTGGTGAACCTGGGCTTCCAGACGCTGCGGCAGCACGTCCCCAACGGCGCTGCCAGCAGGAAGATGAGCAAAGTGGAGACCCTGCGCTCGGCCGTCCAGTACATCCGTGCCCTGCAGCAGCTGCTGGCGCAACAAGACGCCGGGGCTGCCCCTTTCCCTGAGGGCCTCCTGGGCGCGGGCGCCGCTGCCTCGACCGGCTCCCCGCAGCCCCCCGGGGCCGGGGGCACTGGGGGCCCTTGCCCCTACTCCGGCTCGTACGCATCGGGCTCCCCTTCCTTCGACTCGTCGTCCCCTGTCCGAGAGGGCAGCTCGGTGCCCGGCTCTCCCCGCTCCCCCTACTCGTCCGACGAGAGTGGTTACGAGGGGGCACTGAGTCCTGAGGAGCAGGAGCTGCTGGACTTCACCAGTTGGTTCGGGGGCTACTGA